The Alteribacter populi genomic sequence CGAAGGACGTAAACATCCCACGTTGGTTAAAGCAACTACCTGACGAATTATCCGTACATGAGCTGTCCATCGACCGGATCTCCTTACATGAAATATTCATAGGAATTGCAACAGATAGATTAGGTGAAAAGGAGGCCGATTTACATGCGGAATAGTCGAAAAGTCGCGAAATGGGAAATTAAACGAAACATGATGAATAAGTCTTTTCTTATTTCACTCTTTTTAACGCCAGCTCTTTTCCTACTCTTTTTTACGATTCCCATCCTCTTTCAATCGGATGATGAGCAAGGTAACGTTACTGTCTATGTAAATGACGAGCTCGGGGTGTGGGACGAAGCGTCCTCGATGCTTGATCATGAAAATATGAATGTAATTACTGATCCCCCTTTTGAAGGTGAAGAAAGTATCGTAGAAGAGCTCAGGGAATTAGAAGAAGCGGCTTACTTATCGATAACAGAGAATTCCTTAGCCGATGGAGAGGTACCGGTGTATTTAACAGACGACGTGGATGAAATGTTCGCCTTCCAGTTTAATGCACTAGAAGTTCCTCTCCGGCAAATTCAACTTGAAAGTTTAGGGCTTTCAGGTGAAGAAGCTAGTATCGCTGCACACGGTGTCGGCATTTCACCTGTCTCAGTCAACGAAATGGCACCCTCAGATGGAGATGAGTCCGGTGGAGCTGCTGAAGCTGCGGAGACAGATCCTTTCGAAAGACTTGTGCCAGGACTATTTGCAGGATTAATTCTCTTTTCTGTTGTTATTACCGGGATGATGATATTCCAAAGTGCTTCTCAGGAGAAAAAAGAGAAAGTCGCTGAAATGGTCTTATCATCAGTAACGCCAACTGAGCTCATGCAAGGGAAGATTCTCGGGTATTTCGTCCTCGGAATCGTTCAAGTGTCTGTATGGCTCACTATCGCCTTGCCAATCGTCCAATGGCGGACGGATATTCCTGTTTTCGACTATTTGTTTGTCCCAGAATTATTGATCCTTGTTTTCATTGCGGTTGCAGGATATCTACTATTTGCATCTTTGTTCGTAAGCCTCGGTGCTACCGTCGAAGATATGAATACATCGAGCAACTTCCAAGGAATCGTCATGATGCTTCCGTGGGTGCCCTTTATTCTTATCGCACCGATTTTATCCGACCCAGGTGGCTTGGTCGCTCAAGCAGGAACATTCTTCCCACTAACGTCTCCAGGCGTCATGCTCATTCGCCTGTCCATAATGGAAGAATGGCCTTGGCTAGAAATTATCATCGCTTTAGTTGTTCTCCTCTTTAGCATTTGGCTACTAATGAAATTAGCCGGTAAGATCTTTAAGACAGGAATACTAATGTACGGAAAAAATGCGACACCACAAGAAATCTGGAAGTGGATTAGGCATTAATTAGATAGAAAAAAGAGCTTGGGGCAGTTTTTATGCCCCAGGCTCTTTTGTATAAAATATCCAACTAACTAGATGCAGTTAATTCTATTAGTTTTTGAATCTATTGCGACTAGTTCGACAGTGTAAAATGTTAATGACATTTAACGTGACGACCTCTTTCATGAACAACATATTTTCCATAAGTAGAGGCTGCTGAATAAGTAGCATACGCCCGCGTGGCAAGAGGCTATGCTCTTTCTCATGGAGAGAATCTACAAGGTTTGCTAAAATGGGCACACCTTTCGCGAATGAGAAGGCTGATGCGTTGCCTGCGGAAAACGAAGCCATAGAAGCGGCACCCTTTGTATTTGAGTTCTAGAGTTATTCAGCAATCCCTAATTATGAATTTTTACGCATTGTAATTAGCTATGAATTCATTCACTATTAATGAACCGTTAACAAAACAGCTTCTCATTGGTGAACTACTAAACGAGTGAAGTAAATGAGAGCCCCATTCTTACACGGAGCTCCCCTATTACCTCTTAATTAGAGGCTATTTTTAACTTGACGAATTTTCTTTTTCCAACCTGAATGACAATCCCCTCTTTAATCGCGATTGTTTCGTAAGGGTCTTGAACTTTTTCTTGATCGACACGAATCCCCCCGCCAGTTACCATACGTCTTGCTTCACTTTTCGATGGAAGCAAGTTTAACTCCTTAATCAAATCGACAATATTGATCGTCAGCTCCCCAGTCCACTCTACTTCCGGAATTTCATCTGGCATTTGATTTTTTTGAAAAACAGTAAGAAAATGCTGCTTACTCTGTTCAGCCGTTGCTGTGTCGTAGAACATTTCAACAAATGAAAAGGCTAATTCGAGCTTAGTGTCTCGAGGGTTTATGCCACTTTGCTCTAGCTGATCTTTGATTTGCTTTACCTTTTCCACCGGTGCATTGGAGGCAAGTTCAAAGTATTTTCCAATAAGTTCATCAGGAATGGACATCGTTTTCCCGAAGATTTCATTTGGCTCCTCATCAACACCAATGTAGTTGTTTTTAGATTTAGACATTTTCTCCACACCATCTAAGCCTTCCAATAACGGCAATAACAGAACCACTTGTCTTTCTTTATTGAACTGCTCTTGTACTTGCCTTCCGAATAATACGTTAAAATGCTGATCGGTTCCGCCTAGCTCAATATCCGATTCCAGTACAACTGAATCATAGCCTTGCATTATTGGGTAGAAGAATTCATGCAAGTAAATCGGCTTATTCGCTTCGTATCTGTTCGTAAAGTCATCACGCTCGAGCATTCTTGCTACCGTAACATTACTTGCGAGATGAAGCATTTTTGTTAAATCCACCTCAGATAACCACTTGGAATTATAGTGAAGTTCAACAGCTTCCATATTTATCACTTTTCCAAACTGTTCAAAGTAGGTCTTTGCATTGTAGCGCACTTCTTCATCAGTTAACGCTTTGCGGGTTGTATCTTTACCAGATGGATCCCCGATTTTACCCGTAAAATCACCGATAAGAAGCTGAATCGTATGCCCAAACTCCTGGAACTGTTTCAGTTTATTTAACACAACAGTATGACCAATATGAACGTCAGGTGCTGTCGGATCAAGCCCCAGTTTAACCTTTAATGGCTTCTGATCTCTAATCGATTTCGCAATTTTTTCTTTGAATTCTTCTTTTGGGAGGATTTCAGCCACCCCGCTCGACAAAATCGAATATTGCTTTTCTAACTCCTTTAACTGACTTTCATTTAATTGCTCGATGACATTCATTGTCATTTCCTCCCTTTTTAATGTATAAAAAAAGACACATCCCTATAGAAAGGGACGTGTCTGATCACGCGTTACCACCCAAATTGAAAATGAGACGAATCTCATCTTCCACTCAAAAAAGATAACGGATTTACCGTCTTTCACTACTGACCCTATGGCTTTTGCAAAAGAAGCTCAAGAAGGTAATTCATATAGACCTTTGTATCGATTCGCAGCAACCATCGACTCTCTGGAACAGGGAAATCTATACTACTTTATTCTATCATTGCAGTACAGTATTTTTTAAATTAACGTCATCATAATCGTTTTTTTATCGCTTGTCAATCATCAAAGTGCCTTGTCGATCGTGTTAAGCATCTATGTCCAAGCCTTTTTAGTTGGTTCGATGTAATCTGCCCAAGTTGGCGCGTTAGTGTGACCTCACATCCGGCTATAGTAGGAACGATGTCGATGATAACAGTTTAAGAAAGCTTCCCACTCTGCTTTCATATATCACCTTTACTAAGATTCCCATCGACCGACTGACATAGTATTTCGTCAGTAACTTCTGTATCTTCGTTGATGGCTGGAATTTTGGTTTCGTGTATTCTCTAACATGGATCGAGATTTAGGTAGATGAACTTTTTAGGTTTATGCCTTTACAAAAATTAAAATAGACCCTTTTGGATATCCAAAAAGGGTTGGTAACACGATTTCTGAACACAACTACTTTTTTTTCCAATAATAAATCGCCAATTGTGTGCGGTCTCTAACTTGTAGCTTATCTAAAATAATCGAAAGGGTATTACGTACAGTCCCTTCACTGATAAATAATTGCTTCGCTATTTCTCGATTCGAAAAGCCTTGAGCGACTAACTCCAGAATATCATTTTCACGAGGTGTCAATTCGCTGAGCCCTTGTTTTTCCGGTTGGGTCAATTTTTTTAAAACTTCTGCATCCAAAACCGACGAACCCGAAACTAATGCACGTAGTTGTTCTGACATGCTCGAAACCTGTGTTGATTTTAACAAATAGCCTTCCGCTCCTGCCAGAAGTGCTAATCGGATATTTTGTTCGTCTTCAAATGTCGTTAACATCATGATCCTAATGTGAGGCCAGCGCTCTTTTATCTCGCGCGTTGCTTGAATTCCATCCATGCCAGGCATCCGAATATCCATCAGAATCGCATCCGGCTGTGCCTGTTCGCACTTCTCTATCGCTAGCGCGCCGTCGTTTGCGGTTCCGATCACTTCCATGTCCTTTTCACGAGTGAGCAAAACTTGAAGACTTTGGTATACCAATGGATCATCGTCTACAATTAGGATCTTCATTGTCGTAACCTACCTTTCTTTTATTGGGCTCCAAGGCTCCCTCTTACTATTCGAAATTGGCTCGTAAATGTAGCATTTCCACTCGTATAAGTTCCTCGATTCATGAAATTAGCTGCCTTTTTCCATCGGCAGGACACAAACGATGCGAAAGCCACCTTTCGCATCGAACGATACACTTCCTCCTACTGATTGTGCTCGTTGGCGCAGGTTTCTAAGCCCCATTCCCCGAGTATGAGCATTCTTAGCCACTCCATCATTGTAAATTGCAAGTCGAACGATGCTTACACTTACATCCAGTGAAACATCTACATGCGTCGCTTCCGAATGTCGACTCACATTTGTAAGAGCTTCTTTCAGACACGGTTCAAGAATACTCCACAAATACACAGGTACTTTGGCCGTATCTCCGTACACCTTCAAGTCAAGGGGGCAAGCTGTAAACGCATCACAAACTTCTTCAAGACTACCAAGTCCGATCGTTTTAACTGGTGCCATATTATGGACGGTTTCCCTTAAATGAAGAGTACTGTTGGATAGACGCTTTTGTGCTTGTAAAAAGATCTCTTTTGCTTGTGGGTCGTTTTCCTCCCACAGCTGCTCAAAGGCTTGAAGTGCCAAGGAAGCCCCCGTCAATTCGTGACCAACGTGATCGTGTAGTTCTTGTGAGATCCGGTGTCGTTCGGTTAACTCAGCAGACCGGGCTGCCTTTACTTTAGATAACAACAACTCCCCTTTTAAAACCTCAAGTTCATACCGAGTTCGACGTTCACGATCCGCTTCCACCCTATATTGTTGTATTTGTATTTCCCAGCCTCGAATGACCCATCCTATAAATGCTGCAAAAACTAAGGTCACGATAAGCAAAACAGAAGGCTCTGCATAGACGAAAAAGGCGATAACAGCAGGTAATATAAACCATGGCCTTCCGTTACGGATTGCTTCAAAAATAGGCATAACTAACGCAAGCCACGCCCCTGACCAAAAAGGAATGACGATAAAGCATGCCGTCTGATCTATTAGCACCGTCCAACCGGGTAATGTAAAGCGCCACCTCGCAAGTGCCATGACTGCTAAAAACAGGAGAAGGATTACTCCAAACTCACCACTTTGACTCGTAAGCCATAGTAAACTGAGTAGAAGTAATCCAAGGAAACGCCAAAGTAACGTGCTTACTTTCGGAGTCCATATATCAAGGTGCTTTTCAGTCATTGGCTTCTCCTTCCCCTCATCTAGATGAAAACACGTCTTTTCTATAGATTAACACATAGACAGAATCCCAGTTTATGCGATTCTTCTTTTGCTTCCCAACAAAACGAAGGCCATCGTAAATAAAAGCAAAATCACAAGAGGGATGATGAGCTCAACCAAAGGCTTTGAAGAAATGATGACGCTTAGCCCCTCTGTTAACCAATATGTTGGCAAAAGCATTGCGATACGTTGGAAAAAGTCAGGCATGATCTCAACAGGCCAAAAAATACCACCAAGCATCGCCATCAGGATGATGACATTCATTAAAATAAGGAATGCTGAATCCTTGTTTCGGTACAACGAAATCCAAGCGAGACACAAGGCAATCGCTGTCAATGAAAAGAACGAATAGACAACAAATAAAAGAAGCGGTGCTATGAGAGCCTGACCATGAACGAGCATTCCACCAACAATCACGACAGCATTTTGCCCAATTAGGATGAGAGAGTATGCGAGTAAGCTCTGCCAGAGATACTGAAAATGGGTTACGGGAGCGACACCAATTCTCTTGAGGACACCGGTTGAACGATCTTCCATAATGAACTGAACGAGTCTTGCAGCGCCAAACAGCATGATCATTCCATAAAATTGGTACCCTAAAGGCAGCACTGACCATTCACCAACAGGTAGCAGTATGACAGCTATCGGTAAGACAAGTAGAAGAATCACATTCCCTAAACTTCGAAAACTCCGCTTTAAAGCAAATGTAAAGATCGTCATCCCAGCTTCCTCCTTCCCACAAAAGTGGCTACAAGAGCGAGTACAAGAGATGCTGCAAACAATAGCCCTATACTTAAGAACATTTTATCGATTTCCTCTCCGGTAATCATACCGAAAATTGCATTTTGTCCAAGAGATACAGGATTACCATAGGTTGACATGAAATCGAAAAAACCTGTAGTTGGAATCGGAAAGATCATTCCCGCAAAAACCATCGAACCTATTCCATAAACTTCTGAAAGCCGCTCCGCTATTTTAAAGTTACGAACGGTAAGGACCAGAATCATGCAAACAAGTTGAGACAATAACGAAACGGCTAAAATAACAAGCAACACCCAGCCAATATTTCCCCAATTCACACCATACACCCATTGCGTAAACAGCACGATGAATAATCCTTGAAGGACATTGAATAACATACTCGCTATAAGCAATGAACTCGCATGGACGTGGGCTCGGTAAGGGAGAGAATACATTCGCCACTTTCTAGCTGTAAAAAAATCTTCTTTCATGTACGACATCGTATAGGCACCGCCAAAAAGCTGAAAACTAATCATAAAGCTTACTGAAAGCCACGTCATACTTGATATGCTTTGGCCTTCTTCCCCCGCGACATGACCTGAGACCATCCCTAAAACGGAAATCAAGCAAAGCGGAACAACAGTTAAAAGAAAAAGTCCAATATAGCTTCTAAGCATCCGCTGCAACGCAAAACGGATTGTTCTAAACAACATCCTTATTCCTCCTCCCCATCGCGCAGGCGCTTTCCAGTAAGCGTCAAAAACACATCTTCAAGAGTAGGTTTTTCTGCACTTACAGAACGAACGCCACCTGCATCCTTTACGATGGAAAGGGCGCGGTCAAGATTTCCCGAACCAGTGCTTGAAATAATTTGCAGTTGTACACCATCTTGAACAACCTGCTTCACTCCGTCCAGATTTCGTAGTTTTTCAAGCAGTTCTTCAGTTGGCTCTGCTGCTAGTTCCAGCTTTATCTTCTCTTCATGCTGGATGTTTTCCACAAGTTCATCAATCGTTCCTTGGGCAATCACATGACCTTGATCCAAGATAACAACACGGGAAGCAATCGTCTGAACTTCCTCCATATAGTGCGTTGTATAAAGAATTGTCGTCCCTTGACGTTGCAGCTCACGAACCGATTCAAGGATATGATTCCGAGACTGCGGGTCAATTCCGACAGTCGGCTCATCCATAATGAGAAACCTAGGTTTGTGAGTAAGAGCACAAGCGATGTTTAATCGGCGCATCATTCCTCCTGAAAATTTCGTCGGCAGCTTTTTCGCTTGGTCAGAAAGTCCAACAAATTTAAGTGTTTCTTCAACTCGCTGTTTAAGTGCTGCTCCTTTCAAACCATAAATCCCACCAAAAAATTCAAGGTTTTCACGAGCGGTAAGATCCTCAAACACCGTGATATCTTGCGTCACTAACCCGATTTGTCGCTTAATATCGATCATATTGTGTTGCTGAGGTTTTTGAAACAGTTCAATATCACCTGAATCAACACTAATCAAACCTGCCAACGCATGAATGAGCGTTGTTTTCCCCGCGCCGTTCGGACCTAATAATCCGAGAATTTCCCCTTCAGCAATATCTAGGTCCACATGGTCCAAAGCTCGATGCGCCCCGTATCGTTTTACTATATTTTGCATATGTGCAATTGCCATACTAATTCCCCCTCATAATAAGTGAAACTAACAACTAACATTATTATTACAGCAAGAGGATTTAAATAGTAGTTACATTTGTAATGAAAGTTCAGCGGAAATTCTCATGAAGTCCACAACGTGGCTGTTTACATGGGAGTAAATATAAAAGTCGGACGTATTACCGAAAGTACCCCTGTCTATAAAAAAAGAAGACCCCAGTTCATCACTGGAGCCACACCTCAAAATCGCCACTCTTTTAAAATTTATTCTGTCACTAATTCCAGCTCGACTGGAATAAAGTCTTCTACATCCTCTCCATTCAGGACGGAAAATGCTGCATCTAGCGCTTCTTCACCGATGAGTGTTGGCTGTTGGGCGACTGTTCCTGCAAGCCGTCCAGCTTCTACAGAGCTCACTGCATCATCTGTTGCATCAAAGCCTACAACAACAACGTCTTCTGCGCCTGCTCCTTCTAACGCCTCTAAAGCACCTAACGCCATTTCATCATTATGAGCAAAAACACCTTGAATATCAGGATTGCTTTGAAGGATGTTTTCCATTACGGTTAACCCTTCTGACCGGCTAAAGTTCGCTGTTTGTGATGTGACTACTGTTAAAGAGTCTGAAGCAATATTGGTAAACCCTTCACCACGTTCACGAGCTGCCGAAGAACCTGGAATCCCTTCTAGTTCTGCAACGTCTGCATCTTCACCTACGAGTTCAACAAGTAACTCTGCGGCCATCTCGCCACCCGCCACGTTATCCGAGGCAATGTGTGTGACAGCCTCACCACCATCAGCACCACGATCAACAGTAATTACTGGAATGTCGGCTGCATTTGCAGATTCAACCGCTGAAATAACAGAGGACGAATCAGTTGGGTTAATTAAAATTACATCGACACCTTGTTGAATTAAATCTTCCACGTCATTGACTTGCTTTGCGTCATCATCTTGAGCGTCAACCGTTACTAAGTTTACACCGAGATCATCAGCTTTTGTTTCTGCACCTTCCTGTAATGTAACAAAGAAAGGATTATTTAGTGTTGAAATCGAAAAGCCGATTGTAAATTCACCATCTCCGCCTTGACCATCACTTTCATCACCAGAATCATTTGCAGGTGATTCCGTTGTACACGCGATCATGACAGCACCTAAAACCGTTACCATAAACATTAGCCATACTTTTTTCATGCTTCATTTCCCCTTTCAATCGTGTGTTATGCATTTTTTTTGCGGTCTAGTAAAACCGCCAGAAGAATGACACTGCCTTTCACGACTTGTTGGAAGAATGAACTGACTCCCAACAGATTGAGTCCATTATTTAAGACTCCTATGATTAAGGCACCAATTAAGGTACCGACAATCCATCCTCTACCTCCGGTTAGACTCGTGCCTCCTAGTACAACAGCAGCAATGGCATCCAACTCATACATCTGCCCTGCGGTTGGCTGAGCAGAATTCAACCGTGAAGTTAAGATTATACCTGCTAGTGCAGAGAGAAAACCGGTCAATGAGTAGACGTAAACTTTAATTCGGTCAGCTTTTATTCCGGATAAGATGGAAGCTTCTTCATTACCCCCAACGGCATAAACACGTCTACCAAAGGTCGTTTTCTTTAACACTAAATATAGAACGAGAAAACTAACCATCATTGTAATGGCAGGAACGGGTACACCGAAAAAGTAACCGCGTCCGAGTAGCTCAAAAAACGTTGACTCGCCTAAACCAGTTACCGGACGACCATCTGTAAAAACAAGCGTTAACCCTCTATAAATCGTCATCGTAGCAAGTGTAGCAATAAAGGGCGCGACTTTTCCTTTTGCAATGACAAATCCATTAATTGCTCCAAGAATCGTTCCTACTAAAAGACCGATAAGCATCGCTAGTATCGGGTCGACACCTGCTGCCATCAATGTCGCTGTTACGGCACCTGAGAATGCGAGCATGGAACCGACTGACAAATCTATTCCCCCTGTTAAAATGACAAACGTCATTCCAAAGGCAATCAAGGCATTGATTGAAACTTGTCTTAAAATATTTAAGATATTTGAAAAGGACAAAAAGCTAGGATTAATAATCGTGATAACAGTGACAATTAAAAGCAACCCGATAAATGGACCTAACGTTGCCAATAAGGATTTTAACCTCTTATTGTCGAACATGTTTATCCCCTCCTGTGGCGTAATGCATGATCGTTTCTTCAGTTAGTTCACTTCTTTCAAGTGTTGTTAATATTTCCCCTTCAAACATGACCGCTACCCTCGTACTTAAACCAATCACTTCAGGCAACTCGGAAGAAACCATAATAATCGCAACGCCCTGTTTTGCCAGCTCATTCATAATCATATAGATTTCTTTTTTTGCCCCTACATCTACACCACGAGTCGGCTCATCTAAAATTAACACCTTGGGGCTGGTGCCTAACCACTTTGCAATAACAACTTTTTGTTGATTTCCGCCACTCAACGACTTGGCGGCTTGTGCGGGTCCCGAGGTGCGAACGCTTAGCTTTTTTACCAGTTCATCGTATAAGGCCATTTCTTTTTGACTTGAAATCCAGCTTGAAGATGAAATATCTGAAAAATTCGTTAAACTTAAATTATCTTTGATTGAAAAATCAACGATCAACCCTTTAGATTTTCGATCCTCTGATACAAATCCAATTCCTTTATTTATCGCGACATGTGGACTCTTAATAGTAACTTTTTCACCGTCTATCAAGATCTCGCCATGATCTGCTTTTCGGTAGCCGAAGATCGTCTCTACTAATTCTGATCTTCCCGCACCCATCAACCCTGAAATACCAAGAATTTCACCCTCTCGCACATAAAAGGAGGCGCTTTCAAATTCACCTGCTCTTGATAGTCCTTTGACTTCGAGTTTTGTTTCCCCAGGTTGTAGGTCATGATCTGGAAATCTCCCACCTAGCTCTCTACCTACCATCATTTTCACAACATCGTCAAAATTCGTATCCGGGATTTTTTTCGTCCCAACGTATTCCCCATCTCTTAAAACCGTAATGCGCTGACAGAGTGAAAAAATTTCTTCCATTCGGTGAGAGATATAGATAAAAGAAACACCTTTTGCTTGTAAGTCTCTTATCGTTTTAAATAACGTTTCAATTTCTCGTCCTGTCAATGCTGCTGTTGGCTCATCCATGATGATGATATCGGCATTTGTTAAAAGCGCCTTAGCAATCTCAATAATTTGCTGTTTTCCAACTGAAAGACTTCCAGCTCTCTCAGTTGCCTTTACCTTTAGACCTAGATCTAAAAGTTTTTGCTCAGCGATTCGATTCATTTCCTTCGTTTTTAACCAACCAATTTTCCCAACCGTTTGCTCATTTCCTAAAAATAAATTTTCTGCGACTGTAAGCTCAGGCAGAATGTTTAGTTCTTGATGTATAACGGCAATGCCATCTTGTTCAGCGTCTTTTGGATGCTCGTATTTTACCTGTTTATTTTTCACTTTAATCGTGCCATTGTCTCTTTGGTGAATCCCAGTAAGGATTTTCATGAGTGTTGATTTTCCCGCTCCGTTTTCGCCCATTAAAGCGTGGATTTCACCTTTATTTAGAGAGAATTGGACATTTTTCAAGACTTGATTTGCACTAAAGGATTTATCAATGCCTTCCATCTGAATAACCATACCTACACTCCCTTCCAGCTGCTTGCCTTTTTAGAAAATCACCCCTGATTGTAAAATCACATTCGCATAAGGTGTGTTTTCTCCGGTACGAATAATCGCTTTTACATGATGAAGCTCTTTTTTGAAATCTTCATGAGAATAGTAGTTAACGAGTACGTCGAACTTGTTCATTTCTTGTTGCACCTTTGGATTGTGAATTTGCATTTCTTTGGCAATGTATAGCCTTTCTACAGCCATGTCATCCAAAACTTCTGATAACACTTCTAAAAAAGAAGGCGTGCCCTGTCGAATCGATAAATCAATGCATGGAACGTGATCGGGGATCGGCAAACCACAATCCGCAATCGCAATTCGATCTGTATGACCCAATTTTGCTAGTAAACTCGCAATGTCTCGATTTAAGATACCGTTCTTTTTCATTCTCGCCCCCCTCCCTGTCGTTGTTCCATAAATCTATCAAGTTGATCACGCGTTGGCATCCCGCCCTGTGCTCCTAACTTTTGAACCGATAAGGCTGCCGCTCCATTCGCAAAAGAAACAGCCTCCTCAAGTGCCCGACCTTCCGCAATAGCTACAGCAAATGCGCCATTAAACGTATCTCCTGCCCCTGTCGTATCTACGGGTTCTACACGATAACTGGAGATTTCGACCTCATGCTGACCATCGAAAAATGAAGCACCACGTGCTCCCTTAGTGATAATCAGCTTGGAACGCAAGTCGCTTTGTATCGATGCAGTAAACAATTGATTATATTCTGTTTCGTTAGGGGTTACATACGTTGCTTTCTGCCAGCTTCCTTTCCTTAACAGCTGGGCAGGTGCCGGATTTAAAATCACAGTCGTTTCATATTCAGTACACAAATCAAGAACGTATTCTATTGTTTTGAGTGGGATTTCTAGTTGAAGTAACACGATATCGCTTTTGATAATTTCTTCTTTAAATTTCTCTACATACTCTGGTGTCACATGATTGTTCGCTCCCGGGGTCACAATAATCCGATTATCTCTGTCAGATAAAATAATCGTTGCGACACCTGAACTGCATTCTGTAACCGGTTCCACATCACCCGAAAAAATTCCATTATCAGATAACACTTGCTTTAAAACCGGACCGAATGGGTCATCGCCCACTCTTCCGATCATCCGAACCTGAGCCCCTAGCCTCGCTGCCGCAACAGCTTGATTTGCTCCTTTTCCTCCTGGCATCGTACTGAATGACTCACCTAAAACCGTCTCCCCTTGACTTGGAAAAATATCTGTATTCGTAACCATATCCATGTTTATACTGCCAATCACTGTAATCGTTGGTTTAGTCATGACTCTCCTCCGTTTGATTCGTCGTTTCACGAACAACTAGATTCGTAGGTAGCTCGTAGTAATAAGAGTCTAATGGTATTTTTTCAATCTGCTTAATTAACAATCTCGTTGAAAGCGCGCCCATTTCATATATTGATTGTGCCACGGTAGTTAAAGAAGGGACAAGCATCGTCCCAATCGGAACACCATCAAACCCTACTACTTTAAGGTCTTCAGGTATTCTTTTTCCTACACTATGTGCCGCTTTCATTACTCCAGCTGCTGTTACATCACTGCTAGCAAAAATACCGTCAATCGTCGGATGTTTTTTTAGTAGCTCTCTTGTTACAGTCTCTGCACGGTCAATTTGAAAATCGGCTTCAATAACGATATTGGCAGTCCCGCGTTCTTCAACCACTTCTTTAAAACCAAGAAAGCGGTCATCAGAAGGTGCTAACCCTACAGGACCTCGAATATGTGCTATAAATTCACACCCATTGCCAATCAAGTGATCTGTCGCTGACCGGGCTCCCTCTTTGTTATTTGAGACAACAGAAGGAATATTCTCATCAATGACACGGTCTAATGCCACAATCGGGATATCAAGTTGATGGTAATCATGTAATGATAAGCTACTCGTTGTTAAAATGATCCCATCCACATACTTTTGTTTTAATGCTTCTAAATATTTCTTTTCTTTTTTAACCTCTTCATCCGTATTACATAAGACCACCGTATAGCCATATGTTAAAGCAACGTCTTCAATTGCTCTTGCCAGCTCCGGGAAAAACGGGTTGGTAATATCCGGCATGACAAGTCCGATCATCCCTGACGTTTTATGATAAAGCGTACGTGCGACTGAATTTGGGCGGTATTTTAATTCTTTTATTGAGGTTAAAACCGCTTGTTCTGC encodes the following:
- a CDS encoding sensor histidine kinase, with the translated sequence MTEKHLDIWTPKVSTLLWRFLGLLLLSLLWLTSQSGEFGVILLLFLAVMALARWRFTLPGWTVLIDQTACFIVIPFWSGAWLALVMPIFEAIRNGRPWFILPAVIAFFVYAEPSVLLIVTLVFAAFIGWVIRGWEIQIQQYRVEADRERRTRYELEVLKGELLLSKVKAARSAELTERHRISQELHDHVGHELTGASLALQAFEQLWEENDPQAKEIFLQAQKRLSNSTLHLRETVHNMAPVKTIGLGSLEEVCDAFTACPLDLKVYGDTAKVPVYLWSILEPCLKEALTNVSRHSEATHVDVSLDVSVSIVRLAIYNDGVAKNAHTRGMGLRNLRQRAQSVGGSVSFDAKGGFRIVCVLPMEKGS
- a CDS encoding ABC transporter permease, whose translation is MRNSRKVAKWEIKRNMMNKSFLISLFLTPALFLLFFTIPILFQSDDEQGNVTVYVNDELGVWDEASSMLDHENMNVITDPPFEGEESIVEELRELEEAAYLSITENSLADGEVPVYLTDDVDEMFAFQFNALEVPLRQIQLESLGLSGEEASIAAHGVGISPVSVNEMAPSDGDESGGAAEAAETDPFERLVPGLFAGLILFSVVITGMMIFQSASQEKKEKVAEMVLSSVTPTELMQGKILGYFVLGIVQVSVWLTIALPIVQWRTDIPVFDYLFVPELLILVFIAVAGYLLFASLFVSLGATVEDMNTSSNFQGIVMMLPWVPFILIAPILSDPGGLVAQAGTFFPLTSPGVMLIRLSIMEEWPWLEIIIALVVLLFSIWLLMKLAGKIFKTGILMYGKNATPQEIWKWIRH
- a CDS encoding ABC transporter permease; this encodes MLFRTIRFALQRMLRSYIGLFLLTVVPLCLISVLGMVSGHVAGEEGQSISSMTWLSVSFMISFQLFGGAYTMSYMKEDFFTARKWRMYSLPYRAHVHASSLLIASMLFNVLQGLFIVLFTQWVYGVNWGNIGWVLLVILAVSLLSQLVCMILVLTVRNFKIAERLSEVYGIGSMVFAGMIFPIPTTGFFDFMSTYGNPVSLGQNAIFGMITGEEIDKMFLSIGLLFAASLVLALVATFVGRRKLG
- the tyrS gene encoding tyrosine--tRNA ligase, translating into MNVIEQLNESQLKELEKQYSILSSGVAEILPKEEFKEKIAKSIRDQKPLKVKLGLDPTAPDVHIGHTVVLNKLKQFQEFGHTIQLLIGDFTGKIGDPSGKDTTRKALTDEEVRYNAKTYFEQFGKVINMEAVELHYNSKWLSEVDLTKMLHLASNVTVARMLERDDFTNRYEANKPIYLHEFFYPIMQGYDSVVLESDIELGGTDQHFNVLFGRQVQEQFNKERQVVLLLPLLEGLDGVEKMSKSKNNYIGVDEEPNEIFGKTMSIPDELIGKYFELASNAPVEKVKQIKDQLEQSGINPRDTKLELAFSFVEMFYDTATAEQSKQHFLTVFQKNQMPDEIPEVEWTGELTINIVDLIKELNLLPSKSEARRMVTGGGIRVDQEKVQDPYETIAIKEGIVIQVGKRKFVKLKIASN
- a CDS encoding response regulator — its product is MKILIVDDDPLVYQSLQVLLTREKDMEVIGTANDGALAIEKCEQAQPDAILMDIRMPGMDGIQATREIKERWPHIRIMMLTTFEDEQNIRLALLAGAEGYLLKSTQVSSMSEQLRALVSGSSVLDAEVLKKLTQPEKQGLSELTPRENDILELVAQGFSNREIAKQLFISEGTVRNTLSIILDKLQVRDRTQLAIYYWKKK
- a CDS encoding ABC transporter permease — encoded protein: MTIFTFALKRSFRSLGNVILLLVLPIAVILLPVGEWSVLPLGYQFYGMIMLFGAARLVQFIMEDRSTGVLKRIGVAPVTHFQYLWQSLLAYSLILIGQNAVVIVGGMLVHGQALIAPLLLFVVYSFFSLTAIALCLAWISLYRNKDSAFLILMNVIILMAMLGGIFWPVEIMPDFFQRIAMLLPTYWLTEGLSVIISSKPLVELIIPLVILLLFTMAFVLLGSKRRIA